Proteins encoded within one genomic window of Equus caballus isolate H_3958 breed thoroughbred chromosome 20, TB-T2T, whole genome shotgun sequence:
- the OR2B7D gene encoding putative olfactory receptor 2B8 gives MEKTNDSTFSGFILLGFSGRPQLETTLFVVILIIYFLSFLGNGTVILLSVLDPRLHTPMYFFLSNLSFMDLCLTTCTVPQTLANFKGKDKIITYGGCVTQLFISLGLGGTECVLLSVMAYDRYAAVCRPLHYMVIMHPQLCLQLTVTAWFTGFGSSVVQTALTMTLPLCGKNQVDHFFCEVPVMLKLACTDTSIHETEMFTVSVFFLVVPLSFILISYGHITSAVLKMKSVQGRRKAFGTCGSHLMVVIIFFGTLISMYLQPPSSYLKDMNKSIALFYTLVTPLLNPLIYSLRNKDVKGALRRLVRTTIDRERANAGLAGQSACAPNFSVTRN, from the coding sequence atggaaaaaactaATGACAGCACCTTCTCTGGATTCATTCTCCTGGGCTTCTCCGGCAGGCCTCAGCTAGAAACTACTCTCTTTGTGGTCATCTTGATCATCTACTTTTTGAGCTTTCTAGGTAATGGCACAGTTATCCTTTTGTCAGTTTTGGATCCTCGCCTCCATACCCCtatgtatttcttcctctccaacctctcTTTCATGGATCTTTGTTTGACTACTTGCACTGTCCCTCAGACACTGGCCAACTTTAAGGGGAAAGACAAGATCATCACCTATGGTGGCTGTGTGACCcaacttttcatttccttgggaCTCGGGGGAACAGAATGTGTCCTCCTGTCtgtcatggcctatgaccgctatgcaGCTGTATGCCGCCCACTCCACTACATGGTGATCATGCATCCCCAACTTTGCTTGCAGCTTACTGTAACTGCTTGGTTTACAGGATTTGGTAGTTCTGTAGTACAGACGGCATTGACCATGACTCTCCCCCTCTGTGGTAAAAACCAAGTagatcatttcttctgtgaagttCCAGTGATGCTGAAACTGGCCTGCACCGACACCTCCATCCACGAGACTGAAATGTTTACCGTCAGTGTCTTCTTCTTGGTGGTGCCCCTGTCATTCATCTTAATATCCTATGGTCACATCACCAGTGCAGTCCTGAAGATGAAGTCAGTCCAGGGGAGGCGGAAGGCTTTTGGAACCTGTGGCTCTCACCTAATGGTAGTGATCATTTTCTTTGGCACACTCATCTCCATGTACCTCCAGCCTCCCTCCAGTTATTTGAAGGATATGAACAAAAGCATTGCCCTCTTCTATACTCTGGTGACTCCCCTGCTGAATCCCCTGATTTACTCTCTCAGGAACAAGGATGTCAAAGGGGCGCTAAGGAGACTAGTGAGGACAACCATAGATCGAGAAAGAGCTAATGCAGGGCTTGCAGGCCAAAGCGCTTGTGCACCAAACTTCTCAGTGACTAGAAACTAG
- the OR2B8B gene encoding putative olfactory receptor 2B8: MLARLEEKNASSFTGFILLAFSDRPQLELVLFVVLLIFYIFTLLGNTTIIALSHLDPHLHTPMYFFLSNLSFLDLCYTTSIVPQLLVNLRGINKSISFGGCVVQLYISLGLGGTECILLGVMAFDRYVAVCRPLHYTVIMPPHLCALMASASWFIGFANSLLQTVLIFLLPLCGRNKLDHFFCEVPALLKLACVDTSINESEIFFVVVFILLIPVAFIMFSYGGIVRAILRIKSAAGQRKAFGTCGSHLTVVTLFYGTAIYAYLQRNNNYSQDQGKFIALFYTIVTPMINPLIYTLRNKDVKGAMKNVLWNGHDSR, from the coding sequence ATGCTAGCAAGGCTGGAAGAGAAAAATGCAAGCTCCTTCACTGGGTTTATCCTGCTGGCTTTCTCTGACAGGCCTCAACTGGAGCTGGTCCTCTTTGTGGTTCTTTTGATCTTCTATATCTTCACTTTGCTGGGAAACACAACCATCATTGCATTGTCCCACCTGGACCCACATCTTCACACCcctatgtactttttcctctccaaCCTCAGCTTTCTGGACCTGTGTTACACTACCAGCATTGTTCCCCAGCTCCTGGTCAATCTCAGGGGAATAAACAAATCTATCTCCTTTGGTGGTTGTGTAGTTCAGCTGTATATCTCTCTAGGATTGGGAGGCACTGAATGCATTCTCTTAGGAGTTATGGCATTTGACCGTTATGTAGCTGTTTGCAGGCCCCTTCATTACACAGTAATCATGCCTCCCCATCTCTGTGCCCTGATGGCTTCTGCTTCATGGTTCATTGGTTTTGCCAACTCCTTATTGCAAACGGTACTCATCTTCCTTTTACCACTTTGTGGGAGAAATAAATTAgaccactttttctgtgaagtaCCTGCATTGCTCAAGCTCGCCTGTGTTGACACCAGTATCAATGAGTCTGAGATCTTCTTTGTAGTTGTCTTCATACTTCTCATACCGGTTGCATTTATCATGTTCTCCTATGGTGGGATCGTCAGGGCCATCTTAAGGATAAAGTCTGCAGCAGGGCAGAGAAAAGCATTTGGGACATGTGGATCTCACCTCACAGTGGTCACCCTGTTCTATGGCACAGCCATCTATGCTTATCTCCAGCGCAACAACAACTACTCTCAGGATCAGGGCAAATTCATAGCTCTCTTCTACACCATCGTTACTCCCATGATCAACCCCCTCATATATACTCTGCGGAACAAGGATGTGAAGGGAGCAATGAAGAATGTTCTTTGGAATGGTCATGACTCCAGATAA